A genomic segment from Chrysiogenia bacterium encodes:
- the gcvH gene encoding glycine cleavage system protein GcvH has protein sequence MSEIREGLMYSTQHYWVELENDNVARVGLTDFGQELLGSVTGVTLPTEGESIDAETSVGEIEAADATEELISPISGTVIEVNEELSDSPSVINDEPYGDGWLYIVDLTDPDELNDLMDEDAYGEFLEAEGEDE, from the coding sequence ATGTCCGAAATCCGCGAAGGACTGATGTATTCCACGCAGCACTACTGGGTGGAACTGGAAAACGACAACGTGGCTCGCGTGGGCCTGACCGACTTCGGTCAGGAACTGCTGGGCTCGGTTACCGGCGTCACCCTGCCGACAGAGGGTGAGAGCATCGATGCCGAAACCAGCGTCGGCGAGATCGAAGCGGCCGACGCCACCGAAGAGCTCATCAGCCCGATCTCGGGCACGGTGATCGAGGTCAACGAGGAACTCTCGGACTCGCCCTCGGTCATCAATGACGAGCCCTACGGCGACGGGTGGCTCTACATCGTCGATCTGACCGATCCCGACGAACTCAACGACCTCATGGATGAAGATGCCTACGGTGAGTTCCTCGAAGCCGAGGGCGAGGACGAGTAG
- a CDS encoding zinc metalloprotease HtpX yields the protein MNWIKTGVLMASLMALFMLAGHAIAGPQGVRMAFFMALAMNFFSYWFSDKIVLAMYRAKPVSEEEAPGLHELVAQLAERAGIPKPRICVIPSETPNAFATGRSPSKGVVAVTTGIMRILDKRELAGVIAHELSHIKHRDTLISTIAATIAAAISYLGYLALFFGGGRRDGEGGNPLAALMMFILAPIAAGVIQMAISRSREYAADERGARIAGEAGGLASALQKLERGPAMQAFRGAETTENLFIVNPFRGGRGVSSFAKLFSTHPATAERVARLQELSGELGG from the coding sequence ATGAACTGGATCAAGACCGGTGTTCTGATGGCCTCGCTCATGGCGCTCTTCATGCTGGCCGGCCACGCCATTGCCGGCCCCCAGGGCGTGCGCATGGCGTTTTTCATGGCGCTGGCCATGAATTTTTTCAGCTACTGGTTCTCCGACAAGATCGTGCTGGCCATGTACCGGGCCAAGCCCGTTTCCGAGGAAGAGGCGCCGGGCCTCCATGAGCTGGTTGCCCAGCTCGCCGAGCGCGCCGGGATTCCCAAGCCGCGCATCTGCGTGATTCCGAGCGAGACCCCCAATGCCTTCGCCACCGGACGCAGCCCCAGCAAGGGCGTGGTCGCCGTGACGACGGGCATCATGCGGATCCTCGACAAGCGTGAGCTCGCCGGCGTGATCGCCCACGAACTCTCGCACATCAAGCACCGCGACACGCTGATCTCCACCATCGCCGCCACTATTGCGGCGGCGATCTCGTATCTGGGCTACCTCGCGCTCTTCTTCGGCGGCGGGCGCCGCGACGGCGAGGGGGGTAACCCGCTGGCGGCGCTGATGATGTTCATCCTGGCGCCCATTGCGGCGGGAGTCATTCAGATGGCAATCTCGCGCTCGCGCGAATACGCGGCCGATGAGCGCGGCGCGCGCATCGCCGGCGAGGCCGGCGGCCTGGCCAGCGCCCTGCAGAAACTCGAACGCGGCCCGGCCATGCAGGCCTTCCGCGGGGCGGAGACGACCGAGAACCTGTTCATCGTCAACCCCTTCCGGGGCGGCCGCGGCGTGAGCAGCTTTGCCAAGCTCTTCTCCACGCACCCGGCCACGGCCGAGCGTGTCGCGCGCCTCCAGGAGCTCTCGGGTGAGCTTGGGGGCTGA
- a CDS encoding dihydroorotate dehydrogenase encodes MSSPDLSVKVGGLTLKNPVLGASGCVGYGGELQKFFDPAKVGGIVAKSVSLKPRMGNPTPRIVETASGMLNSIGIQSVGIDAFITDHMSAMDGIDTAYIVSIFDEREADYVELAKILDKEARVDALEVNLSCPNVEKGGIAFGVDPNGARALIEKVKAVTSKPVWAKLSPNVTDIKVVAKACAEGGADALSCINTLIGMAIDWRARRPILARNTGGLSGPAIKPVALRMVSEAHRACPGTPIVGIGGITSGEDICEFLVAGASAVQVGTANYVNPRAMSVLVKELRTCLKDAGIMSAAELTGSLQLNS; translated from the coding sequence GTGAGCAGTCCCGATCTCAGCGTCAAAGTCGGCGGCCTCACGCTCAAGAACCCGGTGCTCGGCGCCTCGGGCTGCGTGGGCTACGGCGGCGAACTCCAAAAATTCTTCGACCCCGCCAAGGTCGGAGGCATCGTGGCCAAGAGCGTCTCGCTAAAGCCGCGTATGGGCAATCCCACCCCGCGCATCGTCGAGACCGCTTCGGGCATGCTCAACTCGATTGGCATCCAGTCGGTGGGCATCGATGCCTTCATCACCGATCACATGAGCGCCATGGACGGAATCGACACCGCCTACATCGTGAGCATCTTCGACGAGCGCGAGGCCGACTACGTCGAGCTGGCGAAGATCCTCGACAAGGAAGCACGCGTCGATGCGCTCGAAGTGAATCTCTCGTGCCCCAACGTCGAGAAGGGCGGCATCGCCTTTGGCGTCGATCCAAACGGCGCGCGCGCGCTCATTGAAAAAGTAAAAGCAGTGACGAGCAAGCCCGTCTGGGCCAAGCTCTCGCCCAACGTCACCGACATCAAGGTCGTCGCCAAAGCCTGCGCCGAGGGCGGGGCCGACGCGCTCAGTTGCATCAACACGCTCATCGGCATGGCCATCGACTGGCGCGCGCGGCGCCCCATACTCGCGCGCAACACCGGGGGGCTCTCAGGTCCCGCGATCAAGCCCGTGGCCCTGCGCATGGTGAGCGAAGCCCATCGCGCCTGCCCCGGGACCCCGATCGTCGGCATCGGTGGGATCACCAGCGGCGAGGACATCTGCGAGTTTCTCGTTGCCGGCGCCAGCGCCGTGCAGGTGGGCACCGCCAACTACGTCAATCCCCGCGCCATGAGCGTCCTGGTCAAGGAGCTGCGCACCTGCCTCAAGGACGCCGGGATCATGAGCGCCGCCGAGCTGACCGGAAGCCTGCAGCTCAATTCCTAG
- a CDS encoding dihydroorotate dehydrogenase electron transfer subunit translates to MSIFRPNAQIQKTRRLAGEQGVIGSLYRSSIFLEKAPKKVKPGQFFMVRSVAGVTAPLLARALSALDYDPEKGVLDVCYRIYGEGTAQLAHARAGDALQVYGPYGNGFDRKEIGDRPVVLVGGGVGVPPLYLLGKQLAGEGKKVLFLQGARSKGELLLVKELRKENIPVHIATDDGSSGFKGRVGELFGEQLPELTKGKKPIVYVCGPHPMMADIARRCAEAGLDCRVSLEEKMACATGICLACVVTVQKNGVEKNVPTCTKGPVFDAAEVVW, encoded by the coding sequence ATGAGCATTTTTCGTCCCAACGCGCAGATTCAAAAGACCCGGCGGCTCGCCGGCGAGCAGGGCGTAATCGGCTCTCTCTACCGCAGCTCCATTTTTCTGGAAAAAGCCCCCAAGAAGGTAAAGCCCGGCCAGTTCTTCATGGTCCGCTCGGTCGCAGGCGTGACCGCGCCGCTGCTGGCGCGCGCTCTCTCGGCCCTCGACTACGATCCCGAGAAGGGCGTGCTGGATGTCTGCTACCGCATCTATGGCGAGGGCACGGCGCAGCTCGCCCACGCCCGCGCCGGCGACGCGCTGCAGGTCTACGGGCCCTACGGCAACGGCTTCGACCGAAAAGAAATCGGCGACCGGCCGGTTGTGCTGGTGGGCGGCGGCGTGGGCGTGCCGCCCCTGTATCTGCTGGGCAAGCAGCTCGCCGGTGAGGGCAAGAAGGTACTCTTCCTCCAGGGCGCGCGCAGCAAGGGCGAGCTGCTGCTGGTCAAAGAGCTGCGCAAGGAAAACATCCCCGTACACATTGCGACCGACGATGGCTCAAGCGGATTCAAGGGCCGCGTGGGCGAGCTTTTTGGCGAACAACTGCCCGAGCTGACGAAGGGCAAAAAGCCCATCGTCTACGTCTGCGGGCCGCATCCCATGATGGCCGACATCGCCCGGCGCTGCGCCGAGGCCGGCCTGGATTGCCGGGTATCCCTGGAAGAGAAAATGGCCTGCGCCACGGGCATCTGCCTGGCCTGCGTGGTGACAGTGCAGAAGAACGGCGTGGAGAAGAACGTGCCGACCTGCACCAAAGGTCCGGTCTTTGACGCAGCGGAGGTCGTGTGGTGA